Proteins encoded by one window of Pseudochaenichthys georgianus chromosome 9, fPseGeo1.2, whole genome shotgun sequence:
- the LOC117453118 gene encoding sterile alpha motif domain-containing protein 3-like isoform X2 has protein sequence MTRDLKHDILEKLASTIYGFKAYPSDNNIAMVAEALVATHPCLKEAGSQTGWNGWKQSIKFKMGNYRNKMRQAGCLEVIVNDGKRSRSNPHNEPPHSNIKRPKQAEVNFLPNLPQGENPSSLEHLRQTIFEEVKKTEMDLSLIKKMMQTTFALRRQTIVRTCPPVKELMDLWPALKMESEVYAEFQRITNQNLPNTFYAAFDRHLPRLMAIFREKASKTGKTAEALADIFKIHDEQELHDINTRRTTVIHALPVYLQEDTSGFVKSPNQSLEVLQWPSLLSPVTMAQVKCIISL, from the exons ATGACAAGAGACCTAAAGCACGACATATTAGAAAAGCTTGCATCTACAATCTATGGCTTCAAGGCTTACCCAAGTGATAACAACATAGCAATGGTAGCTGAGGCTCTTGTGGCCACACATCCCTGCTTGAAAGAAGCAGGATCGCAGACTGGGTGGAATGGATGGAAGCAGAGCATTAAGTTTAAGATGGGCAATTACAGGAACAAGATGAGACAGGCTGGATGTCTGGAGGTCATTGTAAATGATGGAAAAAGAAGTAGAAGCAATCCTCACAATGAACCTCCACACTCCAACATTAAAAGACCCAAGCAAGCCGAAGTCAACTTTCTACCCAACCTTCCCCAAGGAGAGAATCCCTCAAGTCTTGAGCACTTGAGGCAGACAATTTTTGAGGAAGTCAAGAAGACTGAGATGGACCTATCCCTCATTAAAAAGATGATGCAGACCACATTTGCACTTCGGCGACAGACCATAGTGAGGACATGCCCGCCAGTGAAAGAGCTCATGGACCTCTGGCCTGCTCTCAAAATGGAGTCTGAG GTGTATGCAGAGTTCCAAAGGATTACCAACCAGAATCTGCCTAACACATTCTACGCTGCTTTTGACCGCCATCTTCCTCGACTGATGGCCATATTTAGAGAGAAGGCGTCCAAAACTGGGAAGACAGCTGAGGCTTTGGCTGACATTTTTAAAATCCACGATGAACAG GAATTACACGACATCAACACCAGGCGTACCACCGTCATCCATGCCCTTCCTGTGTATCTGCAAGAGGACACCTctggatttgt GAAGAGTCCGAACCAGAGCTTGGAGGTGTTGCAGTGGCCCTCCTTACTGTCACCAGTGACAATGGCACAAGTCAAGTGCATTATCAGCCTGTGA
- the LOC117453118 gene encoding sterile alpha motif domain-containing protein 3-like isoform X1, producing the protein MTRDLKHDILEKLASTIYGFKAYPSDNNIAMVAEALVATHPCLKEAGSQTGWNGWKQSIKFKMGNYRNKMRQAGCLEVIVNDGKRSRSNPHNEPPHSNIKRPKQAEVNFLPNLPQGENPSSLEHLRQTIFEEVKKTEMDLSLIKKMMQTTFALRRQTIVRTCPPVKELMDLWPALKMESEVYAEFQRITNQNLPNTFYAAFDRHLPRLMAIFREKASKTGKTAEALADIFKIHDEQEESEPELGGVAVALLTVTSDNGTSQVHYQPVTISVVIENDIVVSLPRLADAFLVMFGLIYALHLSYPKGLTNTFEFTEKVLLGLEDGKLSPKLQTLKNDLMMHL; encoded by the exons ATGACAAGAGACCTAAAGCACGACATATTAGAAAAGCTTGCATCTACAATCTATGGCTTCAAGGCTTACCCAAGTGATAACAACATAGCAATGGTAGCTGAGGCTCTTGTGGCCACACATCCCTGCTTGAAAGAAGCAGGATCGCAGACTGGGTGGAATGGATGGAAGCAGAGCATTAAGTTTAAGATGGGCAATTACAGGAACAAGATGAGACAGGCTGGATGTCTGGAGGTCATTGTAAATGATGGAAAAAGAAGTAGAAGCAATCCTCACAATGAACCTCCACACTCCAACATTAAAAGACCCAAGCAAGCCGAAGTCAACTTTCTACCCAACCTTCCCCAAGGAGAGAATCCCTCAAGTCTTGAGCACTTGAGGCAGACAATTTTTGAGGAAGTCAAGAAGACTGAGATGGACCTATCCCTCATTAAAAAGATGATGCAGACCACATTTGCACTTCGGCGACAGACCATAGTGAGGACATGCCCGCCAGTGAAAGAGCTCATGGACCTCTGGCCTGCTCTCAAAATGGAGTCTGAG GTGTATGCAGAGTTCCAAAGGATTACCAACCAGAATCTGCCTAACACATTCTACGCTGCTTTTGACCGCCATCTTCCTCGACTGATGGCCATATTTAGAGAGAAGGCGTCCAAAACTGGGAAGACAGCTGAGGCTTTGGCTGACATTTTTAAAATCCACGATGAACAG GAAGAGTCCGAACCAGAGCTTGGAGGTGTTGCAGTGGCCCTCCTTACTGTCACCAGTGACAATGGCACAAGTCAAGTGCATTATCAGCCTGTGACGATCTCGGTTGTCATCGAAAATGACATTGTGGTCAGCCTCCCCAGACTTGCAGATGCATTCCTAGTAATGTTTGGACTAATTTATGCACTACACCTCAGCTATCCCAAAGGACTGACAAACACTTTCGAGTTCACAGAGAAGGTTTTACTTGGTCTGGAAGATGGTAAATTGTCGCCCAAGTTGCAGACCCTCAAGAATGACTTGATGATGCATCTGTAG